Proteins from a single region of Scleropages formosus chromosome 24, fSclFor1.1, whole genome shotgun sequence:
- the LOC108918870 gene encoding nanos homolog 1-like codes for MDFLNHNYLSSRTSYDYTFNFWNDYLGLSTLVAQNKNSAPQSPNSITESLKATLGLDDSSCSCVIGLGGEGGGHLDCCCCPSASPPPPPPPPPPSTSTGSRLDLKERFSIFRPFQNQSTSSGSIPPQDRDSGSGGTLTFPGFDLFGTERKVRKLTTRSKQEPKICVFCRNNGAPEEAFASHVLKTPDGRVVCPILRAYTCPLCSANGDNAHTIKYCPLSKDQPAQRPLKLKGGRAVGGKRLKIF; via the coding sequence ATGGATTTTCTAAATCACAACTATTTGAGCTCGCGCACCTCCTATGATTACACCTTTAATTTTTGGAACGACTATCTGGGTCTGTCCACGTTGGTGGCGCAAAACAAGAACAGCGCGCCGCAGAGTCCCAACTCGATCACGGAGTCGCTGAAGGCCACGCTGGGTTTGGACGATTCTTCCTGCTCCTGTGTGATCGGGCTCGGTGGGGAGGGCGGTGGTCATctggactgctgctgctgcccctcGGCGagcccaccaccaccaccaccaccgccaccaccatCTACCTCCACTGGCTCCAGGCTGGACTTGAAGGAGCGCTTCTCCATATTCCGTCCTTTCCAGAACCAAAGTACCAGCAGCGGCAGCATCCCTCCCCAAGACAGGGACTCGGGCTCTGGAGGCACTTTGACTTTCCCTGGGTTCGATCTCTTCGGCACGGAGAGGAAGGTGCGCAAGCTGACGACGAGGAGTAAACAGGAGCCGAAGATTTGCGTCTTTTGTCGGAATAACGGAGCCCCGGAGGAGGCGTTCGCCTCCCACGTCCTGAAGACGCCGGACGGGAGGGTAGTGTGTCCCATCCTCAGAGCTTACACTTGTCCCCTGTGCAGTGCCAATGGGGACAATGCCCACACTATAAAGTACTGCCCGCTTTCCAAAGATCAGCCGGCGCAGCGACCACTGAAACTGAAAGGAGGGAGGGCGGTGGGTGGTAAgagactgaaaatattctga